One Fusobacterium ulcerans DNA segment encodes these proteins:
- a CDS encoding homoserine dehydrogenase: MKIGLLGFGTVGSGVYEIVKSTSTCFFDDIEVKKILVKDEKDKVMDIITTDAEEILNDKEIDLVVEVMGGIHPAYEYIMKALKNKKSVVTANKAVVAAYLKEFTKTAYENGVSFEYEASVCGGIPWIKSLEKVKRIDEVTEVYGIFNGTSNFILDNMTKEGYEFQEILKKAQEKGYAESDPSADIDGIDIMRKLLITSSLAFECEVSEKEIDVFGIRNIQKTDIEYFKNINCTVKLIAAGKKYEDKYCAVVEPVIFKNERIEAAVPQNFNIGTIYGKTIGELKFYGQGAGKLPTGNAIVQDIIDIIEAKGKLKERKFEKKLTKDSSLVSGKYYVRINNEEFEKENSDIIERKLENSGNLIYITKKIDCYTMRKTAEKYIKEGIFYARFED, from the coding sequence ATGAAAATAGGTTTATTAGGTTTTGGAACAGTAGGAAGTGGAGTATATGAGATAGTTAAGAGCACCTCAACCTGTTTTTTTGATGACATAGAAGTAAAAAAAATTCTTGTAAAAGATGAGAAAGATAAAGTTATGGATATAATAACTACAGATGCAGAAGAGATATTGAATGATAAAGAAATTGATCTAGTAGTTGAGGTAATGGGAGGAATTCACCCAGCATATGAGTATATAATGAAAGCTTTGAAGAATAAAAAGAGTGTAGTAACTGCAAATAAAGCAGTAGTAGCTGCATATTTGAAGGAGTTTACCAAGACAGCTTATGAAAATGGAGTATCATTTGAATATGAAGCAAGTGTCTGTGGGGGTATTCCATGGATAAAGTCTTTAGAGAAGGTAAAGAGAATAGATGAAGTAACTGAGGTATATGGAATATTTAACGGAACAAGCAACTTTATATTAGATAATATGACTAAGGAAGGATATGAGTTTCAGGAAATATTGAAGAAAGCACAGGAAAAAGGATATGCTGAAAGTGATCCTTCTGCTGATATAGATGGAATAGATATAATGAGAAAACTATTGATAACTTCCAGTCTGGCTTTTGAATGTGAGGTATCAGAAAAAGAAATAGATGTCTTTGGAATAAGAAATATACAGAAAACAGATATAGAATATTTTAAAAATATTAACTGTACAGTAAAGCTTATTGCAGCAGGTAAAAAATATGAAGATAAATATTGTGCTGTGGTAGAGCCAGTAATTTTTAAAAATGAAAGAATAGAAGCAGCAGTACCACAAAATTTTAATATAGGTACTATCTATGGAAAAACTATAGGAGAACTTAAATTCTATGGACAGGGAGCAGGAAAACTCCCAACTGGAAATGCAATAGTACAAGATATAATTGATATTATTGAGGCTAAAGGGAAGCTGAAAGAGAGAAAATTTGAAAAGAAACTCACTAAAGACAGTTCTCTTGTATCTGGAAAATATTATGTAAGAATTAATAATGAAGAATTTGAAAAAGAAAATTCAGATATTATTGAGAGAAAATTGGAGAATTCAGGAAACCTTATTTATATAACAAAAAAAATTGACTGTTATACTATGAGAAAGACAGCAGAAAAGTATATAAAAGAGGGAATATTTTATGCTAGATTTGAGGACTAG
- the thrC gene encoding threonine synthase, with translation MNSNFESTREKKIQCSASQAVIKGIANDGGLFVRRDMDSLKINISDLKNKKYTEIAEIIISKILDDYPKESIKYCVENAYDKKFSSDDITPLVKVGNDYVLELFHGPTSAFKDMALSILPYLSTEALKLNEIKEKILILTATSGDTGKAALEGFKNIDGIKILVFFPNDGVSKVQEKQMVSQEGNNTYVYAINGNFDDAQSEVKKIFTDEEIREKLKKKNYSLSSANSINIGRLVPQIVYYFYSYMKLVEMNEITLGEKVNFTVPTGNFGDILAGYYAELMGLPVNKLICASNENNVLYDFIKTGTYDRNRPFHKTLSPSMDILISSNLERLIYHLSGSNNEYIKSLMDKLKSEGKYSVSDEIKNSIDNLFYAGYTKGLQTSETIKKVYGEYNYLLDTHTAVAYSVMEEFKQKDPHHKNIVLATASPYKFSKAVYESLFGENNADEFKIMELLNEKTRVPIPENLKTLKDKKDIHTSVINKEDMKNCFEVIL, from the coding sequence ATGAACAGCAATTTTGAAAGTACAAGAGAAAAGAAAATACAATGCTCAGCTTCACAAGCTGTAATAAAAGGGATTGCCAATGATGGAGGCCTTTTTGTAAGAAGAGATATGGACAGTTTAAAAATAAATATCTCTGATTTAAAAAATAAAAAATACACTGAAATAGCTGAGATAATTATTTCTAAAATATTAGATGATTATCCAAAAGAGAGTATAAAATATTGTGTAGAAAATGCTTATGATAAAAAATTCAGCTCTGATGATATCACTCCACTAGTTAAAGTTGGAAATGATTATGTGTTAGAACTTTTTCATGGGCCTACTTCTGCTTTCAAAGATATGGCTCTGTCTATACTTCCTTATCTTTCTACAGAAGCTTTGAAGTTAAATGAAATAAAAGAAAAGATCCTTATACTTACAGCTACTTCTGGAGATACTGGAAAGGCTGCACTGGAAGGATTTAAAAATATTGATGGAATAAAAATATTAGTATTCTTCCCAAATGATGGTGTAAGTAAGGTACAAGAAAAGCAGATGGTATCACAGGAAGGAAATAACACATATGTCTATGCTATAAATGGTAACTTTGATGATGCCCAAAGTGAAGTAAAAAAAATATTTACTGATGAAGAAATCAGAGAAAAATTAAAAAAGAAAAATTATTCTCTTTCATCAGCCAACTCTATTAATATAGGAAGATTGGTTCCTCAAATAGTATATTATTTTTATTCATATATGAAATTAGTTGAAATGAATGAAATTACTTTAGGAGAAAAAGTTAATTTTACTGTTCCCACTGGAAACTTTGGAGATATCCTTGCTGGATATTATGCTGAACTTATGGGACTTCCTGTAAATAAACTTATATGTGCTTCCAATGAAAATAATGTCCTCTATGACTTTATAAAAACTGGTACATATGACAGAAACCGTCCATTCCACAAGACATTGTCTCCATCTATGGACATATTAATTTCCAGCAATCTGGAAAGACTTATCTATCATTTGAGTGGAAGCAATAATGAATATATCAAGTCACTTATGGACAAATTAAAATCCGAAGGAAAATACAGTGTATCTGATGAGATAAAAAACAGTATAGATAATTTATTCTATGCTGGATATACTAAGGGTTTACAGACAAGTGAAACAATTAAAAAAGTTTATGGAGAATATAATTATCTTTTAGATACTCATACTGCTGTGGCATATAGTGTTATGGAAGAATTTAAGCAGAAAGATCCTCACCATAAAAATATAGTCTTGGCTACTGCCAGTCCATATAAATTCAGCAAAGCTGTTTATGAATCTCTTTTTGGAGAAAATAATGCTGATGAGTTTAAAATTATGGAGCTGTTAAATGAAAAAACTAGAGTTCCTATCCCTGAAAATCTTAAAACTTTAAAAGATAAAAAGGATATACATACTTCTGTTATAAACAAAGAGGATATGAAAAACTGCTTTGAGGTGATATTATGA